A part of Candidatus Methylomirabilota bacterium genomic DNA contains:
- a CDS encoding sigma-54 dependent transcriptional regulator yields MRHRILIVEDDEIFLRPLQRTLEVEGYEVLVVSSGEDAVELLKGDDVDLVLTDKRLPGIDGVEVVRRMKTDHPDLAVVVMTAYGTIGSAVEAMRLGAEDYLVKPFDAAEVLMVLRRAIEFHELKAASRATLRRNQERFTLKNIVAQSQAMRDVFELLSSVAGLDTTVLIHGETGVGKELLARSLHFSGARRDKPFVAVNCSAIPEELFESELFGFKKGAFTGASETRRGVFQMANGGTLLLDEIGEMPLGLQSKLLRVIEDRRVTPIGSDRTLEIDVRFIVTTNKDLQAEVERGAFRRDLFYRLSVMPVRVPPLRDRAGDIPLLTQHFLEASARRSKKPVRAIAPDAMQALCRYAWPGNVRELENVIERAVIVAKGDTIADVERFLTGDGGRPKVDLELPFREAKARVIEEFERAYVTGVLEAEGGKLTAAAKHADMDPKNFHEKLIRYGLRRPSAGLGE; encoded by the coding sequence ATGAGACACCGCATCCTCATCGTCGAGGACGACGAGATCTTCCTGCGCCCGCTCCAGCGCACGCTCGAGGTCGAAGGCTACGAGGTCCTCGTCGTCTCGAGCGGCGAGGACGCGGTGGAGCTGCTGAAGGGCGACGACGTGGACCTCGTGCTGACCGACAAGCGGCTCCCGGGGATCGACGGCGTCGAGGTGGTGCGCCGGATGAAGACGGACCACCCGGACCTCGCCGTGGTCGTGATGACCGCGTACGGCACGATCGGCTCGGCGGTCGAGGCGATGCGCCTCGGCGCCGAGGACTACCTCGTCAAGCCGTTCGACGCCGCCGAGGTCCTCATGGTGCTTCGGCGCGCCATCGAGTTTCATGAGCTGAAGGCCGCGAGCCGCGCGACCCTGCGGCGGAACCAGGAGCGCTTCACGCTGAAGAACATCGTCGCGCAGAGCCAGGCGATGCGGGACGTCTTCGAGCTCCTCTCCTCCGTGGCCGGGCTCGATACGACCGTCCTCATCCACGGCGAGACCGGCGTGGGCAAGGAGCTGCTCGCGCGCTCGCTGCACTTCTCGGGCGCCCGGCGCGACAAGCCGTTCGTCGCCGTGAACTGCTCGGCGATCCCCGAGGAGCTGTTCGAGTCCGAGCTGTTCGGCTTCAAGAAGGGTGCCTTCACGGGCGCCAGCGAGACCCGCCGCGGGGTGTTCCAGATGGCGAACGGGGGCACGCTCCTGCTCGACGAGATCGGCGAGATGCCGCTCGGGCTCCAGTCCAAGCTGCTCCGCGTCATCGAGGACCGGCGTGTGACGCCGATCGGCTCGGACCGGACGCTCGAAATCGACGTCCGCTTCATCGTGACGACCAACAAGGACCTGCAGGCCGAGGTGGAGCGCGGCGCCTTCCGCCGCGATCTTTTCTACCGCCTGTCCGTGATGCCTGTGCGCGTGCCGCCGCTGCGCGACCGCGCCGGCGACATCCCGCTCCTGACCCAGCACTTCCTCGAGGCCAGCGCCCGGCGCTCGAAGAAGCCGGTGAGGGCCATCGCTCCCGACGCGATGCAGGCGCTCTGCCGCTACGCGTGGCCCGGCAACGTGCGCGAGCTCGAGAACGTGATCGAGCGCGCGGTGATCGTCGCCAAGGGTGACACGATCGCCGACGTCGAGCGCTTCCTGACGGGCGACGGCGGGCGGCCGAAGGTGGACCTCGAGCTCCCGTTCCGCGAGGCGAAGGCGCGCGTGATCGAGGAGTTCGAGCGCGCGTACGTCACGGGCGTGCTCGAGGCCGAGGGCGGCAAGCTCACGGCCGCCGCGAAGCACGCCGACATGGACCCGAAGAACTTCCATGAGAAGCTGATCCGGTACGGCCTGCGCCGGCCCTCGGCGGGGCTCGGCGAATGA